One genomic window of Lepeophtheirus salmonis chromosome 5, UVic_Lsal_1.4, whole genome shotgun sequence includes the following:
- the LOC121117919 gene encoding uncharacterized protein isoform X2 has protein sequence MIQSKCTDWQCKNCQSLTSDPYNGAHNMEDPGFYWAEGLDNPYYYEDEAFYGDFSSSFEQQYHPENGHVVSGGLLEMRMPRASSFSVRDILDLPQIKNNNNNGSSNNNDTEPREPSHPKSPALSSTHSPISSDLISPLHNNNNIHSGAHVLHPLAPFLSSSSNVGLTPPPPPPHPSSLGHDPSKTNIFHHAGDDNFLRKHAPPPIFFDHQALSKYPPEFLSFGNHLSSLGKQPGSSPSPPSGVLHHPSRDISSLMDDSNSYIEMEDDDDEDPPGKGLPGAPPCLHKKKKRRVLFSKAQTYELERRFRQQRYLSAPEREHLATILNLTPTQVKIWFQNHRYKTKKAISDKALDCLIPTGSNPHHQQPPPVGLRSSVNASPSSTSNNPKRVAVPVLVRDGRPCPSSGGGGKPLPSPQEFAASQLSHMAAVAAVAPYGPFHFPLISNLDKNNFSNSAAAAAAAAVAASSANSVLSAYTQAAAVSKLW, from the exons ATGATCCAATCCAAATGTACTGATTGGCAGTGTAAAAACTGCCAATCACTCACTTCAGATCCTTATAATGGGGCTCACAATATGGAGGATCCCGGATTCTACTGGGCTGAAGGTCTTGATAATCCCTATTACTATGAGGATGAGGCTTTTTATGGTGATTTTTCTTCGTCCTTTGAGCAGCAATATCACCCTGAGAATGGGCATGTAGTATCTGGAGG ACTCCTGGAAATGAGAATGCCGCGTGCCTCGAGTTTTTCGGTTCGTGACATCCTGGATCTTccacaaattaaaaacaataataataacggGAGTAGTAATAACAATGATACAGAACCAAGAGAACCATCACATCCCAAAAGCCCCGCATTGTCTTCCACACATTCACCCATTTCATCCGATCTCATTTCACCCctacataacaataataatatcc ACTCTGGAGCCCATGTTCTTCATCCACTCGCCCCTTTTTTATCATCTTCTTCAAATGTAGGTTTGACCCCTCCGCCACCACCACCACATCCCTCTTCCCTTGGACATGATCCTTCTAAAACCAATATATTCCATCACGCGG GGGATGACAATTTCCTTCGAAAGCATGCACCTCCTCCAATCTTCTTTGATCATCAAGCCCTCTCAAAATATCCGCCAGAGTTCCTATCCTTTGGAAACCATTTAAGTTCCCTAGGAAAGCAGCCCGGCTCTTCTCCTTCTCCTCCAAGTGGAGTGCTTCATCATCCATCCAGAGATATATCATCACTCATGGATGATTCCAATTCATACATTGAAATGGAGGATGATGACGATGAGGACCCTCCAGGGAAGGGACTCCCAGGAGCACCTCCATGtcttcataaaaagaaaaaacgacgTGTTCTCTTCTCCAAAGCACAAACCTATGAACTGGAGAGAAGATTCCGGCAACAACGCTACTTATCCGCTCCTGAGAGAGAACATCTTGCCACAATACTCAACTTGACGCCCACACAAGTCAAAATCTGGTTCCAGAATCACCGCTACAAAACCAAGAAGGCCATATCCGACAAGGCATTGGATTGCCTCATTCCTACAGGATCCAATCCTCATCATCAACAGCCACCACCTGTAGGACTTCGCTCTTCCGTAAACGCTTCCCCATCCTCTACAAGCAATAACCCAAAACGTGTGGCTGTTCCAGTACTCGTTCGAGATGGACGGCCGTGTCCCTCTTCCGGAGGTGGTGGTAAGCCACTGCCCAGCCCACAGGAGTTTGCTGCTTCGCAGTTATCCCATATGGCTGCTGTTGCCGCGGTGGCACCGTATGGACCCTTTCATTTCCCTCTTATTTcaaatcttgataaaaataacttcaGCAACAGCGCCGCAGCAGCAGCGGCGGCCGCAGTTGCCGCTTCCTCTGCAAACTCTGTTCTCTCAGCCTACACTCAAGCTGCCGCTGTTTCAAAGCTATGGTGA
- the LOC121117920 gene encoding innexin inx2, which yields MFALFNEAKTFLKHVEKVTTDNIVFRLHYKATVLLHIAFMCLLGAKQYFGEPILCNKTGEDRVMDVYCWIHGTWTIDELFRRVYQEQVAHPGVGYFEPSFKKVNHSYYQWIPVVLLLSAVCFYIPRYLWKSEERGRMSMITKGMKEPISSIDLETLDSHVQHLILFMDHRSNYLYAQRFAFCELLNFLNLLWQWFFFNSFLEGRFLTYGADYLQYYFESGIMGGPHGFNPMDKVFPKMAKCSYRQIAGEGGIQKKDAICTLPLNIINDRVFLILWFWFLILSCITALALVFRSLTILSRTMRRLTLSRFTSPSLPVKNAHIIIHRTNYHTWFLMYQIAKNVDPEIFDNFIIRFSKELESTLPSSSSARLPKSKRPQALPSHNGDNNHSPISENTFFESDSNEPVLTKKTLAPPDSPFIIPGARSFPTLRTDEKTHRGGDFLPEPSLQQQYLGSSPQPSPTCPPKSRLGKHSYSSSYDVS from the exons atgtttgctcTCTTCAACGAAGCAAAGACCTTTTTAAAACATGTAGAGAAAGTGACAACGGACAACATTGTCTTTCGTCTCCATTACAAAGCAACAGTCCTTCTTCATATTGCTTTCATGTGTCTCTTAGGCGCCAAACAGTACTTTGGAGAGCCGATCCTCTGTAATAAAACAGGAGAAGATCGTGTTATGGATGTATATTGCTGGATTCACGGAACGTGGACGATTGATGAGCTATTTCGTCGTGTGTATCAGGAGCAG GTTGCACATCCTGGAGTCGGATATTTTGAACCTTCCTTCAAAAAGGTGAATCATAGCTACTATCAATGGATCCCAGTCGTTCTTCTCCTGAGTGCAGTCTGCTTTTATATTCCACGCTATCTTTGGAAATCTGAGGAGCGGGGCCGGATGTCAATGATCACTAAAGGAATGAAGGAGCCTATCTCTTCTATCGATTTGGAAACTCTAGACTCTCACGTTCAGCATCTTATCCTATTTATGGATCATCGAAGCAATTACCTTTATGCCCAGAGATTTGCTTTTTGTGAACTACTCAATTTCCTTAATCTTCTTTGGCAATGGTTCTTCTTTAACTCATTCCTGGAGGGGCGTTTCCTGACCTATGGAGCGGATTATCTTCAGTACTACTTTGAGTCAGGGATCATGGGAGGTCCACATGGCTTCAATCCGATGGACAAAGTGTTTCCCAAAATGGCCAAGTGTAGTTATAGACAAATAGCTGGAGAAGGAGGAATTCAGAAAAAGGACGCTATTTGCACTTTACCCctgaatattattaatgatcGCGTGTTTTTGATCCTTTGGTTTTGGTTTCTCATCCTTTCATGCATCACGGCACTCGCTCTTGTCTTTAGATCTCTCACGATTCTGAGTCGAACTATGCGAAG actAACACTCTCTCGTTTCACGTCTCCGTCTCTCCCTGTCAAGAACGCTCATATCATCATTCACCGAACCAACTACCACACCTGGTTCCTCATGTACCAAATTGCCAAAAATGTAGATCCAGAAATATTTGACAACTTCATCATCCGTTTCTCCAAAGAGCTCGAAAGCACCCTCCCCTCCTCCTCCTCAGCTCGATTACCAAAATCCAAAAGACCCCAAGCACTTCCCTCACATAACGGAGACAATAATCATTCTCCCATCTctgaaaacactttttttgagAGTGACTCGAATGAACCGGTCCTCACTAAAAAAACGCTTGCACCACCTGATAGTCCTTTCATTATTCCAGGAGCACGTTCTTTTCCAACGCTGCGGACCGATGAAAAAACACATAGAGGAGGGGACTTCCTTCCAGAGCCATCCCTTCAGCAACAATATCTAGGCTCCTCCCCTCAACCATCTCCCACTTGCCCTCCTAAAAGCAGGTTAGGAAAACATTCCTACAGCTCGAGCTATGACGTTTcctaa
- the LOC121117919 gene encoding uncharacterized protein isoform X1 — protein sequence MSKRNLPRSNNSLANTEEQEDSPSSTSSISENQKSDGGGGNSGDNPGQLVTEGHHELTTPLSRLNQYARGLIMVQKLLEMRMPRASSFSVRDILDLPQIKNNNNNGSSNNNDTEPREPSHPKSPALSSTHSPISSDLISPLHNNNNIHSGAHVLHPLAPFLSSSSNVGLTPPPPPPHPSSLGHDPSKTNIFHHAGDDNFLRKHAPPPIFFDHQALSKYPPEFLSFGNHLSSLGKQPGSSPSPPSGVLHHPSRDISSLMDDSNSYIEMEDDDDEDPPGKGLPGAPPCLHKKKKRRVLFSKAQTYELERRFRQQRYLSAPEREHLATILNLTPTQVKIWFQNHRYKTKKAISDKALDCLIPTGSNPHHQQPPPVGLRSSVNASPSSTSNNPKRVAVPVLVRDGRPCPSSGGGGKPLPSPQEFAASQLSHMAAVAAVAPYGPFHFPLISNLDKNNFSNSAAAAAAAAVAASSANSVLSAYTQAAAVSKLW from the exons ATGAGTAAGCGCAATTTGCCTAGAAGTAATAATTCCCTCGCGAACACAGAAGAACAAGAAGACTCTCCATCCTCCACGTCCTCAATAtctgaaaatcaaaaaagtgaCGGCGGCGGCGGTAATAGCGGTGATAACCCAGGACAATTAGTGACTGAAGGTCATCATGAACTAACAACCCCTCTTTCTCGTCTCAATCAGTATGCCCGTGGATTGATTATGGTACAAAA ACTCCTGGAAATGAGAATGCCGCGTGCCTCGAGTTTTTCGGTTCGTGACATCCTGGATCTTccacaaattaaaaacaataataataacggGAGTAGTAATAACAATGATACAGAACCAAGAGAACCATCACATCCCAAAAGCCCCGCATTGTCTTCCACACATTCACCCATTTCATCCGATCTCATTTCACCCctacataacaataataatatcc ACTCTGGAGCCCATGTTCTTCATCCACTCGCCCCTTTTTTATCATCTTCTTCAAATGTAGGTTTGACCCCTCCGCCACCACCACCACATCCCTCTTCCCTTGGACATGATCCTTCTAAAACCAATATATTCCATCACGCGG GGGATGACAATTTCCTTCGAAAGCATGCACCTCCTCCAATCTTCTTTGATCATCAAGCCCTCTCAAAATATCCGCCAGAGTTCCTATCCTTTGGAAACCATTTAAGTTCCCTAGGAAAGCAGCCCGGCTCTTCTCCTTCTCCTCCAAGTGGAGTGCTTCATCATCCATCCAGAGATATATCATCACTCATGGATGATTCCAATTCATACATTGAAATGGAGGATGATGACGATGAGGACCCTCCAGGGAAGGGACTCCCAGGAGCACCTCCATGtcttcataaaaagaaaaaacgacgTGTTCTCTTCTCCAAAGCACAAACCTATGAACTGGAGAGAAGATTCCGGCAACAACGCTACTTATCCGCTCCTGAGAGAGAACATCTTGCCACAATACTCAACTTGACGCCCACACAAGTCAAAATCTGGTTCCAGAATCACCGCTACAAAACCAAGAAGGCCATATCCGACAAGGCATTGGATTGCCTCATTCCTACAGGATCCAATCCTCATCATCAACAGCCACCACCTGTAGGACTTCGCTCTTCCGTAAACGCTTCCCCATCCTCTACAAGCAATAACCCAAAACGTGTGGCTGTTCCAGTACTCGTTCGAGATGGACGGCCGTGTCCCTCTTCCGGAGGTGGTGGTAAGCCACTGCCCAGCCCACAGGAGTTTGCTGCTTCGCAGTTATCCCATATGGCTGCTGTTGCCGCGGTGGCACCGTATGGACCCTTTCATTTCCCTCTTATTTcaaatcttgataaaaataacttcaGCAACAGCGCCGCAGCAGCAGCGGCGGCCGCAGTTGCCGCTTCCTCTGCAAACTCTGTTCTCTCAGCCTACACTCAAGCTGCCGCTGTTTCAAAGCTATGGTGA